A window from Aureibacillus halotolerans encodes these proteins:
- a CDS encoding MBL fold metallo-hydrolase: protein MSQTTVMFYGGTNTIGGTIIEVAYQNHRLLFDFGYLASGIKVANGTIKYAKNNRVREFLSLGLVPAIDGLYQSKAVYGTRLRSAEEDDRETIVCVSHLHLDHSGAMDCVSPTIPVYLTRESIEMKQTLHWLSESDGLRREYALLPYFQPLQHGEISIEAVPMDHDIPGACGFLIRTPDTTMFYTGDFRLHGRHAEKVWQAVEHVREAGVDCLICEATSCFPDEGTKEFSERSEEDVVSALDSHLRNNAERLVAINLYERNVERFLSCLACAEQNGRQAVVDAQVYAFIAPYVTSQTQSLLWLNLTGEHHQGAVTIEEMKQAPGQYVWFHRYEDLLLLVNFTGPTITYLHANGVPLGAYDPRYDVLQTYLHKNGIMFTSIGSSGHATPSALQDFVNRINPDLLIPIHSLAPEKLQAAPAKKRLLPKEQQRYTVRKADFSLEAAKV from the coding sequence ATGAGTCAAACGACTGTCATGTTCTATGGCGGAACGAATACTATTGGCGGGACAATCATTGAGGTGGCGTATCAAAACCATCGCCTCCTCTTTGATTTTGGCTACCTTGCTTCAGGCATAAAGGTCGCAAATGGAACGATAAAGTATGCAAAGAACAATCGTGTAAGAGAGTTCCTTTCTTTAGGGCTTGTGCCGGCGATAGATGGTCTCTATCAATCTAAGGCCGTTTATGGAACTCGCTTGCGATCCGCAGAGGAGGACGACCGTGAGACCATTGTTTGTGTCTCGCATCTGCACCTTGACCACTCTGGTGCGATGGATTGCGTGTCACCGACAATTCCGGTGTATCTTACACGCGAATCAATTGAGATGAAGCAGACACTCCACTGGCTTTCAGAAAGTGATGGACTGCGCCGGGAGTATGCCTTATTGCCTTATTTTCAACCTCTCCAGCACGGGGAAATTTCCATTGAAGCCGTCCCTATGGATCATGATATTCCTGGGGCCTGTGGGTTTCTTATTCGAACACCAGATACAACGATGTTCTATACGGGAGATTTCCGTTTGCATGGTCGCCATGCGGAGAAGGTTTGGCAGGCCGTGGAGCATGTACGTGAGGCAGGCGTTGATTGTCTTATTTGTGAAGCGACGTCATGCTTTCCTGATGAAGGCACAAAAGAATTCTCAGAGCGTTCGGAGGAAGACGTGGTCAGCGCTTTAGACAGTCACTTAAGGAACAACGCAGAGCGTCTTGTGGCGATCAACTTATATGAGCGAAATGTGGAACGTTTTCTCAGCTGTCTGGCGTGTGCGGAGCAAAACGGGCGGCAGGCAGTCGTTGACGCGCAGGTGTATGCCTTTATTGCGCCTTATGTAACTTCACAAACACAGTCTCTGCTCTGGCTGAATTTAACTGGAGAACATCATCAAGGGGCAGTAACTATTGAAGAAATGAAGCAGGCGCCAGGTCAATATGTTTGGTTCCATCGCTACGAAGATTTGTTGCTGTTAGTGAATTTTACAGGACCTACGATCACTTATTTGCATGCAAATGGGGTTCCTCTCGGAGCTTATGATCCGCGGTACGACGTACTTCAAACGTATCTGCACAAAAACGGCATCATGTTCACATCGATTGGATCTTCTGGTCATGCAACACCTAGTGCCTTACAGGATTTTGTGAATCGCATCAATCCCGATCTTTTGATCCCGATTCACAGCCTTGCTCCTGAAAAATTGCAGGCGGCTCCAGCAAAAAAAAGACTGCTCCCAAAAGAACAGCAGAGATACACAGTTCGTAAAGCTGATTTTTCTCTTGAAGCAGCAAAAGTATAG
- a CDS encoding DUF1992 domain-containing protein, with translation MDRLIEERIRKAMEEGAFNDLPGKGKPLPKPKDVNVPGDLKLSHKVLKNAGFLPPEMELRKEILHLRDLLDCCVKEENRTDLQKTISEKEIQFETIMTRRKLNSPSMAAYKHKIRQRFF, from the coding sequence ATGGATCGGCTCATTGAAGAGAGAATTCGCAAAGCGATGGAAGAAGGGGCGTTTAACGATCTTCCAGGCAAAGGAAAGCCTTTGCCTAAACCGAAAGATGTTAACGTCCCCGGTGACCTGAAGCTGTCACATAAGGTGTTGAAAAACGCTGGGTTTCTGCCGCCTGAAATGGAGCTTCGAAAAGAGATTTTGCATCTTAGGGATCTGTTGGATTGTTGCGTCAAGGAAGAGAACAGAACAGACCTGCAGAAAACAATTTCTGAGAAAGAAATTCAGTTTGAAACGATCATGACAAGACGAAAATTGAATTCACCGTCTATGGCAGCATACAAACACAAGATTCGTCAGCGTTTCTTTTAA
- the bshB2 gene encoding bacillithiol biosynthesis deacetylase BshB2, with amino-acid sequence MTEKLLVVFPHPDDESFGCAGIIAKHIKEGGEVTYACGTLGEMGRNMGSPIFATRESLPLVREVELKEACEALGIQKLRKLGLHDKTIEFESIETLSDMLLKVIKEEQPTKILTHYPNYAVHPDHNALGAATIRAVQKLPKVGRPTVIAHAFSRNHEDHIGEADVVLNVTEFMDTKLAALKAHRSQTENMLKGVELQLSNNDPEALSFFATERFWVVDAEQFDLSE; translated from the coding sequence ATGACTGAAAAACTACTCGTCGTGTTTCCGCATCCTGATGATGAATCCTTTGGTTGTGCTGGCATTATTGCCAAGCATATTAAAGAAGGTGGAGAGGTTACATATGCCTGTGGAACGCTTGGTGAAATGGGCAGAAACATGGGGTCGCCGATCTTCGCAACACGAGAAAGCCTCCCGCTCGTTCGTGAGGTTGAATTAAAAGAAGCATGTGAAGCGTTAGGCATTCAGAAGCTACGTAAGTTGGGCTTGCATGATAAAACGATTGAATTTGAGAGCATTGAGACGCTTTCTGACATGCTTCTAAAAGTGATAAAAGAAGAACAGCCGACAAAGATTTTAACACATTATCCAAACTATGCGGTTCATCCAGATCATAACGCGTTAGGTGCCGCGACGATTCGTGCGGTCCAAAAACTGCCAAAGGTAGGTCGACCTACGGTGATCGCCCATGCGTTTTCAAGAAATCATGAAGACCATATCGGCGAAGCAGATGTCGTGTTAAATGTGACTGAATTTATGGATACAAAATTGGCTGCATTGAAAGCACATCGCTCACAAACAGAAAATATGCTTAAAGGGGTAGAGCTTCAGCTGTCGAATAACGACCCAGAAGCGTTGTCGTTTTTTGCAACCGAAAGATTCTGGGTTGTTGATGCAGAGCAATTTGATCTTAGTGAATAA
- a CDS encoding CoA-binding protein, translating to MLSMSEEHMRNALKQAKTIAVVGLSDQPDRTSYQVAKYLQANGYTIIPVNPTISEALGMKAVPSLKDLETPVDIVNVFRRSEHLLGVAEEVVAIGAPLYWAQLGLESKEAYDYLAEHNVDTVMNRCIKVEHARLV from the coding sequence ATGTTATCAATGTCTGAAGAACACATGCGTAACGCGTTAAAACAAGCCAAAACAATCGCTGTCGTCGGCCTTTCCGACCAACCCGATCGCACGTCCTATCAAGTAGCAAAATATTTGCAAGCGAATGGATATACAATTATCCCTGTCAATCCGACCATTTCAGAAGCGTTAGGCATGAAGGCCGTTCCTTCTTTAAAGGATTTAGAGACACCTGTGGACATTGTCAATGTTTTTCGTCGATCTGAGCATCTATTAGGTGTGGCAGAGGAGGTTGTCGCTATTGGCGCTCCGCTGTATTGGGCTCAGCTTGGACTCGAGAGCAAAGAAGCCTACGATTATTTAGCCGAGCACAATGTAGACACTGTGATGAACCGTTGTATAAAAGTGGAGCATGCGAGGCTTGTGTAA
- a CDS encoding ABC transporter substrate-binding protein, with translation MKKQQIKWVMLCLLCILTACGGNSSSAPSAPASNETNNQEAETFTTTLTEPVELEFWHAMTGDHETALKAIVDTFNSEHENITVKPVPQGNYGDLQQKIMAAAKAKNLPAIAQATSDAVPMYAANDFLISFTPYVENEEVGLSEEELEDVVEVFRASSQWNNEYYAMPFSKSTRILFYNQGLLEENGQEVPTTWGEVRSVAEAITTDTVTGMGFENDLLSEFQAVLKQMGGQYMEEETGEITFNTDEGIAALTLIDSMIADGIARTAGEDGFMSNPFGRGDVGMYIGSSAGLPFVAAAAEGNIEWGASTLPSFEGTEATQFAGNDVVAFNQGTQEEQLASWLFAKYLISPEVTADWSMKTGYLPVRYSAQELPEYQAYVEENPGHAVGTKQFDAGFFTARLENSNAVRTIVNEEIENAILDRKSVEEALLAAEERGTEELGN, from the coding sequence ATGAAAAAGCAACAAATTAAATGGGTAATGCTGTGTCTACTATGTATTTTAACGGCATGTGGAGGGAATTCTTCATCAGCACCATCAGCCCCGGCTTCGAATGAAACGAACAATCAAGAGGCAGAAACCTTCACGACAACATTGACTGAACCTGTTGAACTTGAGTTTTGGCATGCGATGACAGGCGATCATGAGACGGCATTAAAAGCGATCGTCGATACGTTTAATAGCGAGCATGAAAACATTACGGTAAAGCCTGTACCACAAGGCAATTATGGGGATCTTCAGCAGAAGATTATGGCCGCTGCAAAAGCAAAAAATTTACCTGCTATAGCTCAAGCAACATCAGATGCTGTGCCAATGTACGCAGCGAATGACTTTCTAATTTCATTCACGCCTTATGTTGAAAATGAAGAGGTCGGCTTGTCTGAGGAAGAGTTGGAAGATGTTGTTGAAGTCTTCCGTGCTTCGTCACAATGGAATAATGAATATTATGCGATGCCTTTTTCAAAGAGCACGAGAATTCTGTTTTACAACCAAGGATTGCTAGAGGAGAACGGTCAAGAGGTCCCAACGACCTGGGGAGAAGTACGCTCAGTTGCGGAAGCAATCACCACCGATACAGTAACAGGAATGGGCTTTGAAAACGATCTTCTTTCAGAATTTCAGGCAGTCTTGAAGCAGATGGGCGGTCAGTACATGGAAGAAGAAACAGGCGAAATCACTTTTAATACGGATGAAGGCATCGCAGCGTTGACATTAATTGATTCAATGATTGCTGATGGTATTGCGAGGACGGCTGGTGAGGATGGGTTTATGTCAAATCCATTCGGAAGAGGCGACGTGGGCATGTACATCGGATCGTCTGCTGGCTTGCCGTTTGTCGCTGCAGCGGCTGAGGGCAACATTGAGTGGGGAGCCTCCACATTACCATCTTTTGAAGGAACAGAAGCGACCCAGTTTGCAGGGAATGATGTCGTTGCCTTTAACCAAGGAACACAAGAAGAACAATTGGCCTCATGGTTGTTTGCGAAATACCTCATTTCCCCAGAAGTGACGGCCGATTGGTCAATGAAAACGGGGTATTTGCCTGTACGTTACTCGGCTCAAGAATTGCCTGAGTATCAAGCATATGTAGAAGAAAACCCAGGACATGCAGTCGGAACAAAACAGTTTGATGCCGGCTTCTTCACTGCCAGACTTGAGAATTCGAATGCAGTTCGTACCATTGTGAACGAAGAGATTGAAAATGCCATTCTTGACCGCAAGTCAGTGGAAGAAGCGCTGTTAGCTGCTGAGGAACGGGGAACCGAAGAGTTAGGGAATTAA
- a CDS encoding YojF family protein — protein MKQIDTKELQNQLQAFVNDTVYVHLETTNGAYAAHHNEGFLSAGVFLRNGRIQVERATIKGDGPYRIGIKLPEGWLYAEGLTHFEKTPTQLLIAGLNAEGRLAVALQLSRQPFGDQNKGVDAND, from the coding sequence ATGAAACAAATTGATACAAAAGAGTTACAAAACCAATTACAAGCTTTTGTCAACGACACTGTATATGTTCATCTAGAAACGACAAATGGTGCTTATGCCGCCCATCATAACGAAGGTTTTTTAAGTGCGGGTGTCTTTTTGCGTAACGGACGTATACAAGTTGAACGAGCGACGATTAAAGGCGACGGTCCTTATCGCATTGGCATAAAACTTCCTGAAGGTTGGCTGTATGCAGAAGGATTGACACACTTTGAAAAAACGCCAACTCAGCTGCTTATCGCAGGTCTGAATGCAGAAGGTCGTTTGGCCGTGGCATTGCAACTGAGCCGTCAGCCTTTCGGAGACCAGAACAAAGGAGTGGATGCAAATGACTGA
- a CDS encoding glycosyl hydrolase family 18 protein, with protein MRCARNLVVSVVPTMSRVLRERRPRKKRRFRNFLMLGFLLTTLAVVYLFLFPPASNEKVQYPLPEHPIVFENAIYSSSAQASNAGLLVPLDFVKDALRLPMTYDTASDSILFTTRHHIYQFPVAKAQYIKDGQLVETPSTVVEKHGDSLFIRPSILPEEDIPFVFTSPENSDALFIYHVEGTVANVSVEEENVDQRRLRTGTSLQNPYVAEALPGERLFLINEGPSFSEVRMPSGISGYLSNDVLTTPETTTITSAYQQEERFTPGVASEEVINMTWEAVYSANPDTTTIPPMPGVNVVSPTWFALETEAGDLSSKASTSYMNWANDRGYEVWAVVTNDFDPDKTAAALQAYSTRTHMVDQLVAFAKEYQLDGINIDFENVNEEDGPLVTQFVRELTPRLHKEGFTVSMDITFISNSGNWSAFYERDKLTSVVDYMVVMAYDEHWGSSPEAGSVSSLPWVEGHLQRLLEVVPNERLILGIPFYARIWEEQTTANGNIEVSSSAHSMDGIEAWMEERGLTSTYDDQTGQDYAEYQEEGTHYKVWMENETSLQKRVDLMHAYELAGVASWTRSLGSDEIWQVLENALNEE; from the coding sequence GTGCGTTGCGCTAGAAACCTCGTCGTTTCTGTCGTACCAACCATGTCGAGAGTGTTAAGAGAAAGACGACCAAGGAAAAAACGTAGGTTTCGCAATTTTTTAATGCTAGGGTTCCTTTTAACAACGCTAGCCGTTGTGTACCTGTTCTTATTTCCCCCTGCATCAAATGAAAAAGTACAGTACCCGCTCCCAGAACATCCGATCGTTTTTGAAAATGCGATCTATTCTTCGTCAGCTCAAGCTTCAAATGCAGGACTTTTAGTGCCACTTGATTTTGTGAAGGATGCGCTGCGTTTGCCAATGACGTATGATACTGCGAGCGATTCAATCCTTTTTACGACGAGGCATCATATCTATCAATTTCCCGTTGCAAAAGCACAATACATAAAAGATGGTCAATTGGTTGAAACACCATCCACCGTTGTAGAAAAGCATGGAGACAGTTTATTTATTCGCCCATCCATCTTGCCTGAAGAGGACATTCCATTTGTGTTTACGTCGCCTGAGAATAGTGACGCGTTATTTATATATCATGTCGAAGGCACTGTGGCAAACGTATCTGTCGAAGAGGAGAACGTAGATCAGCGCAGACTACGTACGGGAACGAGCCTGCAAAATCCATATGTCGCTGAGGCACTACCTGGTGAGCGGCTGTTTCTCATTAACGAAGGCCCGTCATTTTCTGAAGTGAGAATGCCAAGTGGGATTTCAGGTTACCTTTCAAATGATGTACTAACTACACCTGAAACAACGACGATCACATCAGCATATCAGCAAGAAGAACGCTTTACGCCAGGCGTTGCCTCTGAGGAAGTCATTAATATGACATGGGAGGCTGTGTATTCAGCTAATCCAGACACGACGACCATTCCACCAATGCCAGGTGTGAATGTTGTATCGCCGACGTGGTTTGCGTTGGAAACTGAAGCTGGGGATCTTTCTTCTAAGGCGTCTACATCGTATATGAATTGGGCAAACGATCGAGGGTATGAAGTGTGGGCCGTCGTGACAAATGACTTTGACCCTGATAAGACGGCGGCAGCGTTGCAAGCCTATTCAACACGAACACATATGGTGGATCAGCTCGTCGCCTTTGCTAAAGAATATCAACTAGACGGCATTAACATTGATTTTGAGAACGTAAATGAAGAAGATGGTCCGCTCGTTACACAGTTTGTTAGAGAGCTTACCCCAAGGCTGCATAAAGAAGGATTTACTGTGTCCATGGACATCACATTTATCTCAAACAGCGGCAATTGGTCTGCGTTTTATGAGCGTGATAAGCTCACTTCAGTGGTGGACTATATGGTCGTTATGGCGTATGACGAGCATTGGGGGTCTTCACCTGAAGCAGGAAGTGTGTCGAGTCTGCCATGGGTAGAGGGCCATTTGCAGCGCTTGCTGGAGGTCGTGCCGAATGAACGTTTAATTTTAGGCATTCCTTTTTATGCGCGGATTTGGGAGGAACAAACAACGGCCAATGGAAATATTGAAGTCAGTTCGTCTGCCCACAGCATGGACGGCATCGAGGCATGGATGGAGGAAAGGGGATTGACCTCCACCTATGATGACCAAACTGGACAGGATTATGCTGAATATCAAGAAGAAGGAACACACTACAAAGTATGGATGGAGAACGAAACGTCACTCCAAAAACGAGTTGACTTGATGCATGCTTACGAGCTCGCAGGGGTGGCAAGCTGGACAAGATCACTAGGCTCAGATGAGATTTGGCAGGTTCTTGAGAATGCATTAAACGAAGAGTAA
- the plsY gene encoding glycerol-3-phosphate 1-O-acyltransferase PlsY, with protein MWNVICLLIGYILGSIPFALIVGKVGFNIDVRQHGSGNLGATNVFRTLGVKAGSIVLIADILKGAAATWVGMAIIGATWHPLLFGCAAVLGHVFPLFARFKGGKAVATSAGVLLAFAPVLFVVIIASFLLTLYLSKYVSLSSMVAGIVGTVFAITTGNLILVFVTLGLTLFVVLRHLANIKRIVNKTEPKIKWM; from the coding sequence ATGTGGAATGTCATATGCCTTTTGATAGGATATATTTTAGGATCAATCCCGTTTGCTTTAATCGTTGGAAAAGTAGGCTTTAATATTGATGTTCGTCAGCACGGTAGCGGGAACTTGGGTGCAACCAATGTTTTTCGAACATTGGGGGTAAAAGCCGGAAGTATTGTGTTAATTGCCGATATTCTGAAAGGTGCTGCAGCGACTTGGGTTGGAATGGCCATCATCGGAGCGACATGGCACCCACTGCTTTTTGGATGTGCAGCTGTGCTCGGACATGTCTTTCCTTTGTTCGCTCGCTTCAAAGGAGGAAAAGCCGTTGCCACGTCAGCAGGCGTGTTGCTGGCCTTTGCACCGGTACTTTTTGTTGTCATTATTGCGAGCTTCCTTTTAACGCTTTACTTGTCCAAATACGTTTCCCTTTCCTCAATGGTTGCTGGCATTGTCGGCACTGTTTTCGCCATCACAACTGGCAATTTAATTCTTGTGTTTGTTACATTAGGGCTCACTTTATTTGTAGTGCTACGCCATCTGGCAAACATTAAACGTATCGTTAATAAAACCGAACCCAAAATTAAATGGATGTAA
- a CDS encoding ABC transporter permease/substrate-binding protein produces MNQNESFFTDLIHVYNNRQEQFWTSIWEHLQISVTALLLAIVIGVPLGILLTRKKRLAEPIIGVAAVVQTIPSLAVLAFLIPLFGIGEKPAIIALVAYGLLPILRNTYTGINEVDASLKEAARGLGMNSFRRLLKVEFPLSMPVILAGIRTSMVLIVGTTTIAALIGAGGLGQLILLGIDRGAETSLILLGALPAAILAILLDTVFRLLERQKSATSIRPFISVLVALVLVVSVPLAWSVATERPVKGTIVAGAKLGAEPTILINMYKMLIEQDTDIQVILEPNFGKTDFVFTALQNEEIDLYPEFSGTAIVTLLDSQAKSTDERAVYEQAKAGLAARYQMAYLEPMAFNNTYTLAVKEEFAEENGLKTMSDLSPIASSMTAGFTLEFADREDGYQGIQKLYGYQFGEVDTMEPGLRENAVRGGHVDVIDAYSTSSSMVELNLVALEDDKNLFPPYQGAPLLRQETVEKFPEIKPALNKLSGKITDEEMREMNYQVEVEGALPEDIARTYLQENNLLEE; encoded by the coding sequence ATGAACCAGAATGAATCTTTCTTTACTGACCTTATACATGTGTACAATAATCGCCAAGAGCAATTTTGGACAAGCATTTGGGAGCATTTGCAAATTTCGGTCACAGCTCTTCTTTTAGCAATTGTGATCGGCGTACCACTCGGAATTTTGCTGACACGTAAAAAGCGTTTGGCAGAGCCTATTATTGGTGTTGCTGCGGTTGTTCAGACCATTCCAAGTCTAGCCGTTCTGGCGTTTTTAATCCCGTTGTTTGGAATAGGCGAAAAACCTGCAATTATTGCCCTCGTCGCCTATGGTTTGCTACCCATCCTAAGAAATACATACACGGGAATCAATGAAGTGGATGCCTCCTTAAAAGAAGCCGCAAGAGGACTTGGCATGAATTCCTTTCGACGCTTGCTAAAGGTTGAGTTTCCGTTAAGCATGCCTGTCATCCTCGCGGGGATTCGCACGTCAATGGTGCTCATCGTTGGGACAACGACGATCGCAGCGTTAATTGGCGCGGGAGGTCTTGGTCAACTCATTTTGCTTGGGATTGACCGTGGGGCAGAAACTAGCCTAATTTTGTTAGGTGCCTTGCCGGCGGCCATCCTTGCCATCCTCCTCGATACCGTATTTCGTTTACTAGAGCGTCAAAAAAGCGCAACGAGCATTCGCCCGTTTATTAGCGTCCTCGTTGCTCTTGTGCTTGTGGTGAGCGTCCCTCTAGCTTGGTCTGTGGCGACAGAAAGGCCAGTAAAAGGGACGATTGTAGCCGGCGCAAAGCTCGGCGCCGAGCCAACGATTTTAATCAACATGTACAAAATGCTCATCGAACAAGACACCGACATCCAAGTAATTCTCGAGCCAAACTTCGGGAAAACGGATTTTGTGTTTACCGCATTACAAAATGAAGAAATCGATTTATATCCAGAATTCAGTGGCACGGCCATCGTTACGCTCCTTGACAGCCAAGCTAAGAGCACCGACGAAAGGGCCGTTTACGAGCAGGCAAAAGCAGGCCTTGCCGCACGTTATCAAATGGCTTATTTAGAACCAATGGCATTTAACAACACGTATACCCTTGCTGTGAAGGAGGAATTTGCAGAGGAAAATGGGCTCAAAACGATGAGTGACCTCTCCCCAATTGCTTCTTCAATGACGGCCGGGTTTACGCTTGAATTTGCAGATCGAGAAGATGGTTATCAGGGCATCCAAAAATTGTATGGCTACCAGTTTGGCGAGGTGGATACGATGGAGCCTGGATTACGTGAAAATGCCGTTCGAGGTGGGCATGTGGATGTAATTGATGCCTATTCAACAAGCTCATCTATGGTTGAGTTGAATCTTGTGGCGTTAGAGGATGACAAAAACTTGTTCCCGCCTTATCAAGGAGCTCCACTTTTGCGTCAAGAAACAGTCGAGAAATTTCCTGAGATCAAGCCCGCATTAAACAAGCTAAGCGGAAAAATTACTGATGAAGAAATGAGAGAAATGAACTATCAGGTGGAGGTCGAAGGGGCATTACCCGAAGACATTGCCCGGACATACCTGCAAGAAAATAACTTACTTGAGGAGTGA
- a CDS encoding type B 50S ribosomal protein L31: protein MKQETHPEYRKVVFLDTNDGSKFLSGSTRFSDETVEWEDGNTYPVIKVEISSATHPFYTGKQKFADAGGRAEQFMKKYNMKK, encoded by the coding sequence ATGAAACAAGAAACGCATCCTGAATATCGTAAAGTGGTTTTTTTGGATACGAACGACGGCTCTAAATTTTTGAGCGGCTCAACTCGTTTTTCAGACGAAACAGTCGAATGGGAAGACGGTAACACGTACCCTGTGATTAAAGTTGAGATTAGTTCAGCAACGCACCCGTTCTACACAGGCAAGCAGAAATTTGCTGATGCTGGTGGACGTGCTGAGCAATTTATGAAAAAGTACAATATGAAGAAATAA
- a CDS encoding ABC transporter ATP-binding protein, producing MITFSSISKRYDKGPNALTNINFTVEPGEIFVLIGPSGCGKTTTLKMVNRLIEPTSGEIKIKGTPLQQYSIDELRWNIGYVLQQIALFPHMTIAQNISIVPEMKKWTPKRIKKRTDELLNMVGLEPSEYRDRRPSALSGGQQQRVGVIRALAADPDIVLMDEPFSALDPISRNQLQNDILEIQKKIRKTILFVTHDIDEAMKIANRICIMKDGEIVQIGTPDELLNHPANDFVSTFVNQSSMQKRSMSTVAELSSLSMEYVLLEEKANDAGNGSGLWFLHDHAQTYIGAQRDGARTDIPAIEKDMDVHKALNQLNQSAYGMLPVCENGKLIGVLTYKDLAQVLSREGEHAT from the coding sequence TTGATTACATTTTCATCGATAAGCAAACGCTATGACAAAGGACCTAACGCGTTAACAAACATTAACTTTACCGTCGAACCGGGTGAAATTTTTGTGTTGATCGGTCCGAGTGGATGTGGCAAAACGACGACGTTAAAGATGGTGAATCGTCTTATTGAGCCTACATCAGGAGAAATTAAAATAAAAGGCACCCCATTGCAACAGTATTCAATCGATGAGCTGCGCTGGAACATCGGGTATGTTCTTCAACAGATCGCCCTGTTTCCACATATGACGATTGCGCAAAATATCTCCATCGTACCTGAAATGAAAAAATGGACGCCTAAAAGAATTAAAAAGCGGACAGACGAATTGCTCAATATGGTTGGGCTGGAGCCAAGCGAATATCGTGACCGTCGACCTTCAGCGCTCTCTGGAGGACAGCAGCAACGTGTCGGTGTCATAAGAGCTCTAGCTGCCGATCCCGATATTGTGCTGATGGACGAGCCGTTTAGCGCGCTTGATCCCATAAGCCGCAATCAGCTCCAAAATGACATCCTTGAGATTCAGAAAAAAATCCGCAAGACGATTTTGTTCGTTACGCATGATATCGATGAAGCGATGAAAATTGCGAATCGTATTTGTATCATGAAGGATGGTGAAATCGTTCAAATCGGTACGCCAGATGAGCTATTGAACCATCCTGCAAATGACTTCGTCTCTACTTTTGTGAATCAATCAAGCATGCAGAAGCGCTCTATGTCCACCGTGGCTGAGCTGTCGTCACTTTCAATGGAATATGTGCTTTTAGAAGAGAAAGCGAACGATGCTGGCAATGGAAGTGGGCTATGGTTTCTCCACGACCATGCACAAACGTATATCGGTGCGCAACGGGATGGCGCACGAACAGATATTCCGGCAATAGAGAAGGATATGGACGTGCATAAGGCCCTTAACCAGCTAAATCAATCGGCATATGGCATGCTTCCGGTATGTGAGAATGGCAAATTAATCGGCGTCTTGACATACAAGGATCTCGCCCAAGTGCTTTCACGTGAAGGAGAACATGCCACATGA